The following coding sequences lie in one Spinacia oleracea cultivar Varoflay chromosome 1, BTI_SOV_V1, whole genome shotgun sequence genomic window:
- the LOC110796318 gene encoding probable CCR4-associated factor 1 homolog 7: MASLLEKSDESIQIREVWNYNLEEEFGLIREIVDSYPYVAMDSEFPGVVIRPVGTFKNITDFNYKTLKDNVDMLKLIQLGLTFSDEDGNLPTCGTDKFCIWQFNFREFDVGEDVYASDSIELLKQCGIDFKKNSEMGIDSARFAELLMSSGIVLNDCIKWVTFHSGYDFGYLLKLLTCRDLPETQAGFFNLINIYFPMVYDIKHLMKFCNSLHGGLNKLAELLEVERIGICHQAGSDSLLTCCTFMKLKENFFNGSTEKYSGVLYGLGVEDG, translated from the coding sequence ATGGCGTCGTTGTTGGAAAAAAGCGACGAATCTATTCAAATCAGGGAGGTTTGGAACTATAATTTAGAGGAAGAATTTGGTTTAATTCGAGAAATCGTTGATTCATATCCTTATGTTGCTATGGATTCAGAGTTTCCAGGGGTCGTAATTCGTCCAGTTGGGACTTTTAAAAATATTACAGATTTTAATTACAAGACCCTAAAAGATAACGTTGATATGTTGAAGTTAATCCAACTAGGTTTAACTTTTTCCGATGAAGATGGGAACTTGCCTACTTGTGGGACAGATAAGTTCTGTATTTGGCAGTTTAATTTTAGGGAGTTTGATGTTGGAGAAGATGTTTATGCTAGTGATTCCATAGAGCTTTTGAAGCAGTGTGGAATTGATTTTAAAAAGAATAGTGAGATGGGTATCGACTCAGCTCGATTTGCTGAGCTTCTTATGTCGTCTGGGATTGTGTTGAATGATTGTATTAAGTGGGTTACGTTTCACAGTGGATATGATTTCGGGTACTTGCTAAAGTTGTTGACTTGCAGGGATTTGCCCGAAACGCAAGCCGGGTTTTTCAACTTGATCAATATCTATTTCCCTATGGTGTATGATATTAAGCACTTGATGAAGTTCTGTAATAGTCTTCATGGAGGTCTTAACAAGCTTGCTGAGTTGTTGGAGGTTGAAAGGATTGGGATTTGTCACCAGGCTGGGTCGGATAGTTTGCTCACTTGTTGTACATTTATGAAGTTGAAGGAGAATTTCTTCAATGGCAGCACTGAGAAGTATTCTGGTGTTCTTTATGGGCTGGGCGTCGAGGATGGTTAA